From the Candidatus Methylomirabilota bacterium genome, the window GTACGCGCCCGATCTCGGCTGGAACCTCTGGAACCTGGCCTCGACGATCGGAGCCTTTCTCATCGCCCTGTCCTTCGTCGTCTTCCTCGTGAACGTGGTCAAGACCACGCGCCCGGCTGCGCCGGCCGGGGCTGATCCCTGGGACGGCCGGACACTCGAATGGTCCGTTCCCTCGCCACCGCCACCCTGGAACTTCAGCCGGATCCCGATCGTGCGTGACCGGGATGAGCTCTGGCTGCGCAAGTATGGCGACGAGGCGGACCGACGGCTTCCTGTCGACCTGCTTCCCGAACCCCAACTCGAGCCGGTCCACATGCCACGGCCATCCTTCTGGCCGATCCTCCTGGCCGGGAGCCTGCTCGTCATGGTGGGAGGCCTTCTCCTCGGCATCGGCCCGGTGGTGATCGGTGGCATGCTAACCCTCTACTGCATTGCCCGCTTCGGGCTCGAGTACCACCGCGAGCCCTCGGGCTACGAGATCGTGCCGCCGGCCGTACACGGGGCAGACGTTCTTCTCGAGCACCGCAGATGATGCCGGTGTGATCCCATGCACGTTCGAACCCGCGCGGTCCTGCCGCTCGTCTCGCTGCCGCTGCTCCTGGTTGCCGCGGCGT encodes:
- a CDS encoding cbb3-type cytochrome c oxidase subunit I, coding for VYYWWPKIFGRVLDERLGRWHFGLMFLGFNLAFFPMHYLGLIGMPRRIYTYAPDLGWNLWNLASTIGAFLIALSFVVFLVNVVKTTRPAAPAGADPWDGRTLEWSVPSPPPPWNFSRIPIVRDRDELWLRKYGDEADRRLPVDLLPEPQLEPVHMPRPSFWPILLAGSLLVMVGGLLLGIGPVVIGGMLTLYCIARFGLEYHREPSGYEIVPPAVHGADVLLEHRR